The Chryseolinea soli nucleotide sequence ACTCTGAATACGCAATACAAAATGGTGTTGGAGTCCAACATCATGCAGCATAACAACAAGGCGATCTGGAAAACAGATATCCTCTATACGTATTATCCGCTTCTTTTTTATGGCGTGGGCAACGACACGGACCTCGAAAACGAAAGTACGCTCAACACGACAAACGTCCAATGTTACAGCTATTACCTGTTCAAAGTCTATAAAAAATGGTATCTCGGGCCGGTCTTCGATTATCTCAACTACTACCAGGTGAATTTGATCGATGGCTCCAGCACCGACCAACAAGGCACCACCCTGACGGAATACCAGGGAAGACAAACCGGCCTGGGCATTAAGCTCTCCATGGAGGGACGCAACAACCGGCTCAATGCCAAGTCGGGGGTGTATGTTGATGCGGGGTTTACGCGCTACTCTACTGCACTGGGTGGCCGCTTCAACTATTCTTATTTTCAGTTTGACGTGCGCTACTACCACACGTTTCGAAAAAAACTTACGGTGGCCACACAACTGCGAACCGAATCCAAGCGAGGTGATGTGCCGGTTCAGTCGCTGGCCTTCCTGGGAGGAGATTACTTCATGCGTGGGACTTACCTGGGACGATACCGCGACCATGTCGCGCTCGATTCGCAGGTCGAACTCCGGTTTCCCATCTTTTGGATCATCGGCGGAACCTTGTTCGGTGGTCTTGGTCAGGTGGCTCCTGCGTATAGCAAAATCAATATCGGGTCCTTTCACGAAACCCACGGCTTCGGCCTTCGACTCCAGGTCGATCGCGCGCATGACATCAATCTCCGGCTTGACATCAGCTTCAGCAAAGATCAGTCGATCATTATTATGAATTTCGCGGAGGCTTTTTAGGGACGTCGTGATGGCAGAAAATTAAACGAAGCGATCCAGTCAATTCCGCTTCGCGATGCTTTGCAGTTCGCCGTAGGTTGGGATTTGCTGCATGATGGATGCCCTGATCTGCGTGAGCAGGTATATTTCCGCCTGGTAAAATTCAAAGGCTACCACCGAATTGGTGGCCGTCTTTATTTTCTTGTAATAGAGTTCTAGCATTTTTTCCTGGTTCATCCGGTTTGCAAAGTATTGTTGTGCGAGCGAATCGGCGCGGGCGGCGGTCATTTGCTGGTAGGCCTGCGCCGTGCGTTCGTAAAGTCGTATCCTCGCCTTTGCCTCGGGTTTGACGGCAACCTGGTACTCGTTATAGATCTTCCAGAACGCCACCGAGTCCTTTCCCGAAACGGGCACTAATTTTTGAATGATCTCCAGCTTCTGTACGTGTAGCAAATTGACGATGGCATCTGCTTCGGCGTCCGAGGTTTGTGCATAGGCTCCCCCTGCACAAACAGCAACGAGCACCAGGGATAGTATTGTTTTCATGAGTTTTATTTTTGAACGTTTATCTCCATTGCGCTGACGTCTATCAAGGTACTCATATTTGTTGCCCGATCTACGTTAAATGAAGCTGTTAACCGTTAAACGGTGTTGGATGAATAGGGCGGTTGTTATCGGGAAGTAATTTATTGAGTACCTTCATCATTGAACCCTAACCCCTACCGTACGTCTCGTACGCGATTGCCATGAACGCCATCGACAACCTCTGGAAAAACGACAAGGGATTTATCTGGATGTTGGTCATCGCTACCATAACCTTAATCAGCAGCCAGCTTTCCGAAGGGATCCTCTGGGAGAGCAAGTTTATTGTGCGAGCAGGATTCTTCTTCGTTACGCTTATTGCCATCCGATCTTCCACCCTATCGAAGTTCGGAAAATTGTTGGGGTATGCCATTGCTGCCGCGATCTTGCTATTAGCCGTGGTCATGATCCGCGAGGAAAGACCAGCGTTGAATTTAGTTTATACCATACTGGTCGCCGGGTACATGATCTACATTATTACCATGGTCATCCGTCAGATCTTTACAAGTCAAATTACTACGGTCTATCAAATTGGTGGTGGTGTGGCGGCTTATATCTTACTGGGCCACATCTGGGCGTCCATGTACCTCGCTCTATACATTATTCAGCCTGGTTCATTTCAGTATGGCGGCGCAGCCATTCAAAACGACGAAGCACTAAAACAATTATCGTACTTCAGTTTTGTGACGCTGACCACCATCGGTTATGGGGATATCACGGCGGTGGGCCCGGTGGCGCGTATCTTGGTTATGATCGAAGGGCTTTTGGGTCAATTGTTTCCCGCTATTTTTATTGCCACGCTGGTCAGTCATCAAATTGAGGACTCCCGGAAAAAATAGCCAATCAGATATCCGGAGTAAAATCACGCACGTGGATGTTGTCAACACCCTTGCTGTCGAACGGATATTCGATCAGCGTTTGGAAGTTACTGAGGGTTACCAGGATCAGGCTGGTGAGCGCCAGAAAAATATAAATGGCCCATGCCGGAACCAGCGACTCCAAGCGAAACAGAAGGATTGGAGCCTGGACCAATGGAAAAATGATGATGAATAAGATCGTATAAAACCGAAGCCCGATCATGGTACGGTGACGGACGAGGCTGATCAAATAAACGGAACTCTCGGTGACATCCTTCAGGTAGCGGATGGTTCGAAGCACGTTGCGTTTTGAAATTTCCTCGCGGTTGGTTTCAATAAACGCGAACACTTCGTTTAGTTTTTTTTGCAATAGTGCGTAGCCCAACGTCCGATGCTCCAACTGGTCGATAAGCTGCGCAGCCACGCCTTTCAACAACCGACGCGCCTCGGTTTTCTTTTCCGCAAGCAGGTCTTCCGGGATCTGAAACGAATAATGCAGCGCCATCGACGCTCCTTTGAATAAACTGAAATATTCCAGTGCCTTGTCACGGCGCTTGAATGCGGCTTGCATAGAGAAATGTAAGGGAAAAACCACGCAAAGGCCGAACAACAAGAGATCGAGGTGAAATTTTATCTGGAAATGAATAGCCAAAAATGCCGCCACCTGCGAGATGACTAAGGCCAAAAAAGTTCGTAAATTGAAGAAGTTCAAAATTTTCATGGCATGAAAAAGCGCTACGGTTTAATAATGACCCTGGTCATTGTTTTCACCTGTTCCTTTGGCCAGGATGTTCCACTCTTTCAATCAAAGGAAGCGATTAACGTTCGTATAACCGGCTCAATCAAATCTATCAAAAAGAAGTCAAATGATTCCACGCTGGTTGCCGGAAAGTTTCTGTACGAGCAAGGTCAGGATCAATGGATCACTGTACCTGTACAAGCCCGGGTAAGAGGAAACTATAGACTGGCCAATTGCTTCTTCCCTCCCTTGAAACTGAAATTCGCCAAAAAGGACGTTGAATCAACGCTTTTTGCGGGAAACAAAGCCCTGAAGCTGGTGTTCCCTTGTCACACGTCGTCGGACAAGAACACCCTGGTTCGCAATGAATATCTCTGCTATCAATTTTATCAAATCCTCTCCCCCTACTATTTCAGGACCCGGCTTGCCCACCTCGACGTCACCGAAATCTCAAGGAAGAAACCCCGCAGCTATGACCTGTTGTCTTTTTTTGTGGAAGACAATTCGATGGTGGCCAAACGCAGTCACGGCAAGATCGTCGAAACAAAGGGCATTAACCCGGCATCTTTTGATGAAAAGCAATCGGTACGAAACGATTTCTTTCAATACATGATCGGCAACGCCGACTGGTCTGCCGTCTTTCAGCACAACAGCAATACGATGTTTGTCAACGGCAAATACGTTCCGTTGTCCTACGACTTTGACATGTCGGGGTTTGTGAATGCAGGCTATGCTCACGAAAATGCGCCCACCCTGGGAACGGGCGATCCACGCGAGCGCGTTTACCGCGGCTATTGCAAATCGAAAACCGCCATGGAAGAGATTCGGAAAGAATTTTTGGAAAAAGAATCCGCGTTGCATGCCATCATCGATCAACACGCCGCGCATTTCACCAAAAATGAATTGGAAGACATGCACGGTTACCTCGATGAGTTTTTTAGAATTCTAAAAAGCGACGACCGGTTTAAAGATTCCATTTTGGACTTGTGCCGGACGACGAAATAGACCTCCCTTATTTCCTCCCCGTTTTACGTCTCTCGTTTTACCGTATGTTACCGTAAAACGGGCCTACCGGTGTGGCATTTACCTTTACTGTCAGCCTTGTTTTATCTACCTTCGAAAGGGTTGTTACCAGGGCTCACGTCATCCTATTCCAATGATCAACAGGTTGAATTTGGAGAAGCGCTAGCCTCCGGGCGCAACCACGCATTTAGGGTTACTTCGCGAATTGTAGTCCAAGCTTTCTTTCGCTAGTAGTTCATGGATAGCAGGTGTTGATTTGAGTAACCGGCTTCAAGTACCAAACAAACGCGACATGGAAGTTTTTTACACGTCCTTCGGCCTTGTTACTGCTGGCGTATCGTTAGCCATGGGTTCTATTTATCTTTTTCTGGCGGTGAGGAAAAGTGAACGTACCTATTTGTATTTCGGTCTGATGGGATTTGCCCTGGTGTTCTTCTTTCTTACACCACCGATCGGGTTTATTCTCCATGACGTGCCCCCCTATCCTGCCAACATTCTTCTAAAGAGAGTCTTCATCTTTTCCTACTACGCGCTCACGCCCTGGTTCATTCTGGGGTATTCCGGATATCCCAAAAAATGGCTCGCGTACGCGATCGGGATCATCGTCGTGGTTTGTTATGCCGCGATGTATTTCACGGCCGATCCCGCCACGAAGCCCGCCTGGGCGATCGTAAGTTTGTTAGGTTTCGGTTGCACATTGCTGCTGGGGATCCTGGCCGTGCGCTGGCAATTTGTGAACGACCAAAAAAAACGCGCCTATCCCCTGGCCATGGTGATGGCGATCTACGGTGTTTTGTGTTTGCTCGCCATCCTAAACCAACTGACGCCCGGCGATCGCACGGTGATATCCAACCTGAAATTGTTTTTCCCCATGCATTTCCATGCGCTTTTGTTTATGTTGATCATGGGCCAACGCTTAGCATCGGGCTTGCTGGAAAAGTATGCCCTGGAGCAAAGCCTGCAGCTCAGCGAAGGGAAGTGGGATTCGTTTATGCAGCATGCCACCTTTATGATCGTGGAGCATGACCGTGATGGCCGGATCACATTTGTCAATGACTACTGCATCCGTTTACTGGGCTATTCGAGTGCGTCGGATTTACTCAAGCTCAACTGGTTCGACAAATTTCTTTCTCCTGCCGACCGCAACTATATGCGGAACCTCGTCCGGGAGGCCCGCCATCCGAAAACTGCGCTGCCGGTCGTTAAGACTCCGATCCAGGCAAACGATGGACAAGAGCTTGTGATTGCCTGGTCGAATTTTCCGATCAACGATGCCCAGGGTGTTGTTCAAACCGTGATGAGTATTGGAAGGGATGTTACGGAAGAAGAAAAGGCAAGTGCGCTGGTGGAGAAACTGAAAAACGAGTTGCTCAAGGAACAAATCATGTTAAGCCGTCAACCGCCGGTTGAAAATCATGGGATCGTCGGTGAAAGCAAGGGCTTGGGTTATGCCATTCAAAAAGCCGAACAGGTGGCAACAACGCTCGCACCGGTGCTGTTGGAAGGCGAAACGGGTGTAGGCAAAGAGTTATTTGCCAACCTCATACACGACAACAGCTTGCGGTCCGACAAACCTTTTGTAAAAG carries:
- a CDS encoding BamA/TamA family outer membrane protein is translated as MRLPSFALLFLRFAVAFAQQESIMPGHPAGMTGLTTETPSETRGIYDTPAMDLRARLTASDKNVYPQRSLKPASHSRDTSNTMKMLNKANAFMQWYMVYFPMPFGSYSKETNWLFGLSKYNAFTVKPKNTIDSVTQASSISALAYYTLNTQYKMVLESNIMQHNNKAIWKTDILYTYYPLLFYGVGNDTDLENESTLNTTNVQCYSYYLFKVYKKWYLGPVFDYLNYYQVNLIDGSSTDQQGTTLTEYQGRQTGLGIKLSMEGRNNRLNAKSGVYVDAGFTRYSTALGGRFNYSYFQFDVRYYHTFRKKLTVATQLRTESKRGDVPVQSLAFLGGDYFMRGTYLGRYRDHVALDSQVELRFPIFWIIGGTLFGGLGQVAPAYSKINIGSFHETHGFGLRLQVDRAHDINLRLDISFSKDQSIIIMNFAEAF
- a CDS encoding sigma 54-interacting transcriptional regulator, which translates into the protein MEVFYTSFGLVTAGVSLAMGSIYLFLAVRKSERTYLYFGLMGFALVFFFLTPPIGFILHDVPPYPANILLKRVFIFSYYALTPWFILGYSGYPKKWLAYAIGIIVVVCYAAMYFTADPATKPAWAIVSLLGFGCTLLLGILAVRWQFVNDQKKRAYPLAMVMAIYGVLCLLAILNQLTPGDRTVISNLKLFFPMHFHALLFMLIMGQRLASGLLEKYALEQSLQLSEGKWDSFMQHATFMIVEHDRDGRITFVNDYCIRLLGYSSASDLLKLNWFDKFLSPADRNYMRNLVREARHPKTALPVVKTPIQANDGQELVIAWSNFPINDAQGVVQTVMSIGRDVTEEEKASALVEKLKNELLKEQIMLSRQPPVENHGIVGESKGLGYAIQKAEQVATTLAPVLLEGETGVGKELFANLIHDNSLRSDKPFVKVNCSALPKELMEDELFGHEKGAFTSAAQSRKGRFELADGGTIFLDEIGELPLDMQPKLLRVLQNGEFERIGGQKTIRVDVRILAATNRNLSAEVQQGNFRSDLYYRLNVFPITIPPLRNRKEDLPLLIHHFMDQNCKTYHRNLEQISRANLEHLLNYDWPGNIRELRNVIERSVIVSQGKTLQLDWWVEETVSKIPAGDHTLGHIERDHIISVMERCHWKINGENGAAEILAMHPNTLRSKMKKLDIKRPGLPEDLETSPDDLPHHSSL
- a CDS encoding potassium channel family protein — protein: MNAIDNLWKNDKGFIWMLVIATITLISSQLSEGILWESKFIVRAGFFFVTLIAIRSSTLSKFGKLLGYAIAAAILLLAVVMIREERPALNLVYTILVAGYMIYIITMVIRQIFTSQITTVYQIGGGVAAYILLGHIWASMYLALYIIQPGSFQYGGAAIQNDEALKQLSYFSFVTLTTIGYGDITAVGPVARILVMIEGLLGQLFPAIFIATLVSHQIEDSRKK